A DNA window from Arachis duranensis cultivar V14167 chromosome 3, aradu.V14167.gnm2.J7QH, whole genome shotgun sequence contains the following coding sequences:
- the LOC107477815 gene encoding uncharacterized protein LOC107477815, with the protein MHIAFAIVEGETADTWEFFQTNLRRYVVTIDGVGIISDRHTSIDAAIARSNGAWPLPRVWHMYCIRHIGSNFLRRFKAPYLHKLVVNTCYFRTEQEYNKNYQRLKERGEAYTQWCDEIGVERWVLAFDGGHRWRHMTTKLVECINSVLKGARNLPVTALVRSTFYRLNELFTRKSTEAHERSATDSRNIVVNRFDRCNEMFEVREIQDGTIYTVNLAQRHYGCGHFQVERLPCRHVLTCCANQRLDWQVYVHDVYKMSEICKVYRGEFVPIGDLSTWDRYEGAKVIANWTLRRATKGRPKLTRYLNEMDSRDICDPRRCTICGREGHSRNRCPQRAGPSFAGGP; encoded by the exons ATGCATATTGCGTTTGCGATTGTCGAGGGTGAGACAGCAGACACGTGGGAGTTTTTCCAAACCAATTTGCGGAGATATGTTGTTACCATTGATGGTGTGGGTATTATTTCTGACCGCCATACCTCCATCGACGCTGCAATAGCTCGCAGTAATGGTGCATGGCCACTACCAAGGGTGTGGCACATGTACTGCATCAGGCACATCGGATCCAACTTCTTAAGGAGATTCAAGGCTCCATATTTGCATAAACTCGTGGTGAACACAT GCTATTTTAGGACGGAGCAGGAGTACAACAAAAACTACCAAAGGCTTAAAGAGCGGGGTGAGGCATATACTCAATGGTGCGATGAGATCGGTGTTGAGAGATGGGTGTTGGCATTCGATGGTGGTCATCGTTGGAGACATATGACGACAAAGTTGGTAGAGTGCATAAATTCTGTCCTGAAGGGTGCACGCAACCTTCCTGTGACTGCCCTTGTCCGGTCAACTTTCTATCGGCTGAATGAGTTGTTCACTCGGAAGAGTACCGAGGCTCATGAGCGCTCCGCAACGGATTCAC GAAACATTGTGGTCAACCGGTTCGATAGGTGCAACGAGATGTTCGAGGTTCGCGAAATACAAGATGGTACTATTTACACGGTTAATCTTGCGCAACGACATTACGGCTGTGGCCATTTCCAGGTCGAGCGACTTCCATGTCGCCACGTGCTTACATGTTGCGCCAACCAGCGTCTTGATTGGCAAGTGTACGTGCACGATGTGTACAAGATGTCTGAAATTTGCAAGGTGTACAGAGGCGAGTTTGTTCCGATAGGTGACCTATCTACGTGGGATAGATACGAAGGAGCGAAAGTGATCGCCAACTGGACATTGAGGCGCGCGACGAAAGGAAGACCAAAGTTAACCCGATACTTGAATGAGATGGACTCGCGGGATATTTG